GTCGCTACGTACCTGAACGACTCCCCCATCCTTGTTTCCGAAGGTCAGAGTTTTCCGGTCGAAGTCCGATACCTCGAGCAGAAAGACGAGCGTCAGGTCACCGAACAGGCCGCTGACACGGTGGAACGTATCGTCAACGCCGACGAACCCGGCGACATCCTCGTTTTCATGCCGGGCATGGGTGAAATTAACTCGACCGTCGGCGCCATTCGCGCGGCGCGGACGGGCGAGCGTCTCGCGTTGATTCCACTGCACGGCGATCTGCCGGCGGAGGAACAAGACCTTGCGTTTCAACCGAATCCTCTGCGCAAAGTGGTCGTGGCGACGAACGTCGCCGAAACATCGGTGACCATTGACGGCATTCGGCACGTCGTGGACAGCGGCGTCGCGCGGATCGCGCGCTATGATGCCGAGCGCGGCATCGGCACTCTGTTCATCGAGGAGATCAGCCGTGCCTCGGCGGAACAGCGAAAAGGACGCGCCGGCAGAACGGCTCCGGGCACGTGCCATCGGCTTTGGACGGAGAGCGGGCATTTGAACCGCCCGGAGTGCAACACGCCGGAAATCCAGCGCTGCGATCTGGCGGAAGTGGTCCTGTTGCTGCACTCGCTCGGCATCAAGCGCGCCGCGGAGTTTGACTGGCTGGACAAACCTGACCCACAGGCGGTCGAGCGTGCCGAAAAGTTACTGCGGACCCTCGGCGCGCTGACAGACCGATCGGACGAAACGCCTGCCAACCATTCGGACCTCACCCCGATTGGCCGGCAGATGCTTCGATTGCCCATGCACCCGCGCTATTCGCGGATGCTGGTCGAGGCTGCCAGACATCGCTGTGTGCCGGCAGCCACACTGTGCGCGGCGCTGGTCAGCGGACGCGATTTATTGATGCGCCCGGGTCGTGACGACACTCATATCGCCGAGGCGCGCGAGCTGTTCGAAGCGAGCCAGGACTCGGACTTCTTCACCTTGATGCGTGCGTTTCAGTTTGCCAGGAACTCCAACTTCAACACCGAGCAGTGCCGACGTTATGGCGTCCACGCGCAGACCGCGCGTCAGGTCGAACAGACCTATCAACAGATTCTGGACATCGCGGGCAAACAGGGATTGGCCG
This DNA window, taken from Candidatus Angelobacter sp., encodes the following:
- a CDS encoding ATP-dependent helicase C-terminal domain-containing protein, whose protein sequence is VATYLNDSPILVSEGQSFPVEVRYLEQKDERQVTEQAADTVERIVNADEPGDILVFMPGMGEINSTVGAIRAARTGERLALIPLHGDLPAEEQDLAFQPNPLRKVVVATNVAETSVTIDGIRHVVDSGVARIARYDAERGIGTLFIEEISRASAEQRKGRAGRTAPGTCHRLWTESGHLNRPECNTPEIQRCDLAEVVLLLHSLGIKRAAEFDWLDKPDPQAVERAEKLLRTLGALTDRSDETPANHSDLTPIGRQMLRLPMHPRYSRMLVEAARHRCVPAATLCAALVSGRDLLMRPGRDDTHIAEARELFEASQDSDFFTLMRAFQFARNSNFNTEQCRRYGVHAQTARQVEQTYQQILDIAGKQGLAGREESGPAVQNQKTTDEGLLKCILSGFVDQLCVRRSQGTLDCDLTEGRHGNLVRESVVQNATLFIAATIREVRARTSENLTLLGLATAVKREWIEEMFLEQLATTVEHLFDRTHKRVAAVKLVRFQDLVIHHEHQRDVDPAAAGRCLAEAHCKGYFELPLINHDVKQFIARVNLICAVMPELEFPPFDDASKTECLARAFRGLTLVKEAQATHVRDEFLKHLAKEQLDWLDELAPQTVTWPDGRKVKLLYVESARSEESGPNPPELSAKLHECFALKEHPYVCEGKLPVKLWLCAPDGKRIEATFNWPAFKANNYPKLRPALQKKYPGVGWL